In Oceanobacillus sp. FSL K6-2867, one DNA window encodes the following:
- the dnaJ gene encoding molecular chaperone DnaJ, whose translation MSKRDYYDVLGVEKNASKEDIKKSYRKLARKYHPDVNKAEDAADKFKEAKEAYEVLSDEQKRAQYDQFGHAGASGQGFGGFGGGAQDFGGFGDIFDMFFGGGGRTRDPNAPQQGADLQYTMILDFEEAIFGKETDITIPSEEKCDTCSGSGAKPGTSKKTCSHCNGSGQLNQEQNTPFGRVVNRRVCHYCNGTGSIIPDKCNTCGGTGRVKKNKKIHINIPAGIDEGQQIRVSGKGEPGKNGGPAGDLFVVIQIRQDDFFIREGDHIFCELPLTFTQAALGDEVEVPTVHGKVKLKIPAGTQTGKTFRLKGKGAPNVRGRGQGDQHIKVKVMTPTQLTDRQKELLREFNEIGGNDSTDEQDENIFQRFKKAFKGD comes from the coding sequence TTGAGCAAGCGAGATTATTATGACGTACTTGGAGTAGAAAAAAATGCTTCAAAAGAAGATATTAAAAAATCCTATCGGAAATTGGCAAGGAAGTATCACCCGGATGTAAATAAGGCTGAAGATGCAGCCGATAAATTTAAAGAAGCAAAAGAAGCATATGAAGTGCTGAGTGACGAACAGAAGCGTGCGCAATATGATCAATTTGGTCATGCAGGGGCGAGTGGTCAAGGCTTTGGTGGTTTTGGCGGTGGAGCACAAGATTTCGGTGGCTTTGGCGATATATTCGATATGTTCTTCGGTGGTGGAGGACGCACGCGTGATCCAAATGCTCCTCAACAGGGAGCAGATTTGCAATATACGATGATATTAGATTTTGAAGAAGCTATCTTTGGTAAAGAAACAGATATAACAATTCCGAGTGAAGAAAAATGCGATACATGCAGTGGATCTGGTGCCAAGCCAGGTACGAGCAAAAAGACTTGTTCGCATTGTAATGGGTCTGGACAATTAAACCAAGAACAGAATACGCCTTTTGGTCGTGTTGTTAACCGCAGAGTGTGTCATTATTGTAATGGTACCGGCAGTATCATTCCGGATAAATGTAATACATGTGGTGGAACAGGCAGGGTGAAAAAGAACAAAAAAATTCACATCAATATACCTGCAGGAATTGATGAAGGACAGCAAATTCGAGTATCTGGAAAAGGTGAGCCAGGTAAAAATGGTGGCCCAGCGGGTGATTTATTTGTTGTTATTCAAATTAGACAGGATGATTTCTTTATACGTGAAGGAGATCATATTTTCTGTGAACTGCCATTAACATTTACACAAGCAGCCCTAGGAGACGAAGTGGAAGTTCCTACTGTGCATGGAAAAGTGAAATTGAAAATACCTGCAGGAACACAAACAGGGAAAACATTCCGCCTGAAAGGTAAAGGTGCACCGAATGTGCGTGGCCGCGGTCAAGGAGATCAGCATATTAAAGTGAAGGTAATGACGCCTACACAATTGACAGATAGACAAAAAGAACTGCTTCGTGAATTCAATGAAATTGGTGGAAATGATTCTACAGATGAGCAGGATGAAAATATTTTTCAGCGTTTTAAAAAGGCGTTTAAAGGTGATTAA
- the dnaK gene encoding molecular chaperone DnaK, which yields MSKIIGIDLGTTNSCVAVMEGGEAVVIPNPEGNRTAPSVVAFKNGERQVGEVAKRQAITNPNTIQSIKRHMGTDYKVKIEDKEYTPQEISAIILQYIKSYAEDYIGEKVDKAVITVPAYFNDAERQATKDAGKIAGLEVERIINEPTAAALAYGIDKDDQDQTILVYDLGGGTFDVSILDIGDGTFEVISTAGDNRLGGDDFDDVIINHMVEEFRKENGIDLSKDKMAIQRLKDAAEKAKKDLSGVSQTQISLPFITAGEAGPLHLEMNLTRAKFEELSSDLVERTMIPTRKALSDAGLSTNEIHKVILVGGSTRIPAVQEAIKKEIGKEPSKGVNPDEVVALGAAIQGGVLQGDVKDVVLLDVTPLSLGIETMGSVFTKLIERNTTIPTSHSQVFSTAADNQTAVDIHVLQGEREMAADNKTLGRFQLTDIPPAPRGIPQIEVSFDIDANGIVNVRAKDMGTNKEQSITIQSSSGLSEEEIDKMVKDAEENAEADKKRREEVELRNEADQLIFTTDKTIKDLGDKVSEDDKQKAESAKDELKAAIEANDIDQIKEKKEALQEHVQQLSVKLYEQMQQDAGAQQGQEANDSSDDVVDADYSEVEDDNDKK from the coding sequence ATGAGTAAAATTATTGGTATTGACTTAGGAACAACTAATTCATGTGTTGCGGTAATGGAAGGCGGCGAAGCTGTAGTTATTCCAAATCCGGAAGGTAACCGAACAGCTCCATCAGTTGTAGCGTTTAAAAATGGGGAAAGACAAGTAGGGGAAGTTGCAAAACGTCAAGCAATTACAAACCCGAACACTATTCAATCCATTAAACGTCATATGGGAACAGACTACAAAGTCAAAATTGAAGATAAAGAATATACGCCACAAGAAATCTCAGCGATTATTTTACAATATATCAAATCTTATGCAGAGGATTATATTGGTGAAAAAGTTGATAAAGCAGTAATTACTGTTCCGGCTTATTTTAATGATGCTGAGCGCCAAGCTACAAAAGATGCTGGTAAAATAGCTGGTCTTGAAGTTGAGCGTATTATTAACGAACCAACTGCTGCAGCATTAGCATATGGTATTGATAAAGATGATCAAGATCAAACAATTTTAGTGTATGACCTTGGCGGTGGTACATTTGACGTATCCATTTTAGATATTGGTGATGGTACATTTGAAGTAATTTCAACTGCAGGTGATAATCGCCTAGGTGGAGATGATTTTGATGATGTAATCATTAACCACATGGTTGAAGAATTTAGAAAAGAAAACGGAATTGACTTATCAAAGGATAAAATGGCTATACAACGATTGAAAGATGCTGCAGAGAAAGCGAAAAAAGATCTTTCCGGTGTATCACAAACACAGATATCATTGCCATTTATCACTGCTGGCGAAGCAGGACCATTGCACCTGGAAATGAATTTAACACGTGCCAAATTTGAAGAATTATCTTCTGATCTTGTTGAACGTACAATGATTCCAACACGTAAAGCACTATCAGACGCAGGATTATCAACAAATGAAATTCATAAAGTAATTCTAGTTGGTGGTTCAACGCGTATCCCAGCTGTTCAAGAAGCAATTAAAAAAGAAATCGGCAAAGAGCCGTCTAAAGGTGTTAACCCGGATGAGGTTGTAGCATTAGGTGCTGCAATTCAGGGCGGGGTATTGCAAGGCGACGTAAAAGACGTTGTATTACTTGATGTAACACCACTTTCACTAGGTATTGAAACAATGGGATCTGTATTTACGAAATTAATTGAACGTAATACAACAATTCCTACAAGTCATTCGCAAGTGTTCTCAACCGCTGCTGACAATCAAACAGCTGTTGATATCCATGTTCTGCAAGGGGAAAGAGAAATGGCTGCAGACAATAAAACATTAGGACGTTTCCAATTAACGGATATTCCACCAGCACCAAGAGGAATTCCACAAATTGAAGTTTCTTTCGATATCGATGCAAATGGTATTGTAAATGTGCGTGCGAAAGATATGGGTACGAATAAAGAACAATCTATCACAATCCAATCATCTTCAGGTTTATCTGAAGAAGAAATAGATAAAATGGTAAAAGACGCTGAAGAAAATGCAGAAGCTGATAAAAAGCGTCGTGAAGAAGTAGAACTGCGCAACGAAGCAGATCAATTAATCTTTACTACTGATAAAACAATTAAAGATCTTGGAGATAAAGTATCTGAAGACGATAAACAAAAAGCAGAGTCAGCAAAGGATGAGCTAAAAGCTGCAATCGAAGCAAATGATATAGACCAAATTAAAGAGAAAAAAGAAGCATTGCAAGAGCACGTCCAACAATTGTCTGTTAAGTTGTATGAGCAAATGCAACAAGATGCTGGAGCACAGCAAGGGCAGGAAGCAAATGATTCAAGTGATGATGTTGTTGATGCAGACTACTCTGAAGTTGAAGATGACAACGATAAAAAGTAA
- a CDS encoding 16S rRNA (uracil(1498)-N(3))-methyltransferase: MQRYFVPASQFQGNLIRITGDDVHHITRVMRFNNGDKIICNSNEGRSAICQIKQMASDEVQAIVETWLEENTELPFHITIAQGIPKGDKFDLILQKGTELGANAFIPFQAERSIAIWDQKKAEKKHKRFEKIIKEASEQSHRNKVPDMKKAMSLEVLIEESQNYHVKLFAYEEEAKVSNPNTFGNIVSRFEPEQNVLICIGPEGGFSEKEVSILKENDFYPVRLGPRILRTETAALYALASISYHFEEMRCSECQQ, from the coding sequence ATGCAAAGATATTTCGTTCCAGCTTCTCAATTTCAAGGCAATTTAATACGAATAACAGGAGACGATGTCCATCATATTACCCGTGTCATGCGATTTAATAATGGAGATAAAATCATATGCAATAGTAATGAAGGCCGGTCTGCCATTTGTCAGATTAAGCAAATGGCAAGTGATGAAGTTCAGGCTATAGTTGAAACATGGCTTGAAGAAAATACCGAACTGCCATTTCATATTACGATTGCACAGGGTATCCCTAAAGGAGATAAATTCGATTTAATACTTCAAAAGGGCACAGAACTTGGGGCGAATGCATTTATTCCATTTCAGGCAGAACGCTCCATAGCAATCTGGGATCAAAAGAAGGCAGAAAAAAAACATAAACGATTTGAAAAAATCATTAAAGAAGCTAGCGAACAAAGCCACCGCAATAAAGTTCCTGATATGAAAAAAGCAATGTCTCTTGAGGTGTTAATCGAGGAAAGTCAAAACTATCATGTGAAGCTTTTTGCATACGAAGAAGAAGCAAAGGTTTCGAACCCTAATACATTTGGTAATATAGTTAGTAGATTTGAACCTGAACAAAATGTCTTAATTTGTATCGGCCCAGAAGGAGGATTTTCTGAAAAAGAAGTAAGCATTCTGAAAGAAAATGATTTTTATCCCGTTCGGCTAGGTCCCCGTATTTTAAGAACTGAGACTGCGGCGTTATATGCGTTAGCAAGTATATCATATCATTTTGAAGAAATGAGGTGTTCGGAATGCCAACAGTAG
- the hrcA gene encoding heat-inducible transcriptional repressor HrcA, with translation MLTERQLTILQVIIDDFIDSAHPIGSRALSKKENLPYSAATIRNEMADLEELGFLEKTHTSSGRVPSEKGYRYYVDHLIGPGLGSSHNEVTIIKNIIDEGFFEFEQIVQMSAEVLSKLTSYTSIILGPEMFETKLKQIQILPLTTHTAVAILVTNTGHVEHRSFSIPEKIRASDLEKMVNIMNDRLRGVPIVQLQEKLSTEIAQLMKMYIDDFDTSFAYLKSVFLNEHPVKLYIGGKSNILMQPEFNDVDKIRSFFTMMEKEDEIANLLKNTKSGIEVTIGNENEVEAIKDLSLITASYHMEGDHMGTIALLGPTRMEYRKVITLLKGLSNEMTDALYMWYKNDDDA, from the coding sequence TCATTGATTCAGCGCATCCCATTGGGTCTCGGGCACTTTCCAAGAAAGAAAATCTTCCATATAGTGCAGCAACAATTAGGAATGAAATGGCAGATTTAGAAGAATTGGGTTTCCTGGAAAAAACCCACACTTCTTCAGGGAGGGTTCCGTCAGAAAAAGGCTATCGTTATTACGTAGATCATCTGATAGGTCCAGGATTAGGTTCGAGTCATAATGAAGTAACGATAATTAAAAATATTATTGACGAAGGCTTTTTTGAATTTGAACAAATCGTACAAATGTCTGCAGAGGTTTTGTCGAAGCTTACGAGCTACACATCAATTATACTCGGTCCAGAGATGTTTGAGACGAAACTGAAACAAATACAAATACTCCCGCTTACGACCCATACCGCTGTAGCAATTCTTGTTACGAATACAGGTCATGTGGAGCATCGATCGTTTTCAATACCTGAAAAGATCCGTGCCTCGGATCTGGAAAAAATGGTAAATATAATGAATGACCGACTAAGGGGAGTACCGATTGTTCAATTGCAGGAAAAATTATCGACAGAAATTGCTCAATTGATGAAGATGTATATTGATGATTTTGACACATCCTTTGCCTATTTGAAATCTGTTTTCTTGAATGAGCATCCTGTCAAACTGTATATTGGAGGTAAGTCCAATATTCTAATGCAGCCTGAGTTTAACGATGTCGATAAAATACGCTCTTTTTTTACCATGATGGAAAAAGAAGATGAGATCGCCAATTTACTTAAAAATACGAAGAGTGGTATTGAAGTAACGATTGGTAATGAAAATGAAGTAGAAGCGATTAAAGATTTAAGTTTGATCACTGCTTCTTACCACATGGAAGGTGACCACATGGGGACCATTGCGCTGCTTGGACCTACACGTATGGAGTACAGGAAGGTCATCACACTCCTGAAAGGTCTGTCAAATGAGATGACAGACGCATTGTACATGTGGTACAAAAATGATGATGATGCATAA
- the prmA gene encoding 50S ribosomal protein L11 methyltransferase, whose protein sequence is MKWSEICIHTTNEAIEPISNILHETGASGLVIEDPQDLIKVRDNVYGEIYDLDPNEYPEEGVRIKAYLPMNSFLGETVEQIKQAINNLLIYDIDLGKNHVSLSEVNEEEWATAWKKYYKPVKISKKITITPTWEEYTPVSSDEIIIELDPGMAFGTGTHPTTVLSMQALETYLTKGDAVIDVGCGSGVLSIAAAKLGAKEIYAYDLDEIAVKSTQLNAKLNKLDNQIVAAQNNLLDNVNKQVNIIVSNILAEIIVRFVDGAWDNLANGGLFITSGIIQNKKQLVKDKLTDQGFEIIAVNEMEDWISIVARKN, encoded by the coding sequence ATGAAATGGTCAGAGATTTGTATTCATACGACAAATGAAGCAATTGAACCGATTTCTAATATTTTACATGAAACAGGTGCAAGTGGATTAGTAATTGAGGACCCACAAGATTTAATAAAAGTACGCGACAATGTTTACGGCGAAATCTATGATTTGGATCCAAATGAATATCCTGAAGAAGGGGTTCGAATTAAGGCTTATTTACCTATGAATAGCTTTCTGGGAGAAACCGTGGAACAAATTAAACAAGCAATCAATAATTTATTGATTTATGATATTGATTTGGGTAAAAATCATGTATCCTTGAGTGAAGTTAATGAGGAAGAATGGGCTACAGCGTGGAAAAAATATTATAAACCTGTGAAAATCTCCAAAAAGATTACTATAACACCAACATGGGAAGAATATACACCGGTATCCAGTGATGAAATTATTATTGAACTGGACCCGGGTATGGCTTTTGGTACTGGTACGCACCCTACAACAGTACTAAGCATGCAGGCTTTAGAAACTTATTTAACAAAAGGGGATGCAGTTATCGATGTGGGGTGTGGTTCAGGGGTGCTCAGTATTGCTGCTGCAAAGCTTGGAGCAAAAGAAATCTACGCATATGACCTTGATGAAATAGCGGTTAAAAGTACACAGCTGAACGCAAAACTTAACAAACTTGATAACCAGATTGTTGCGGCCCAGAATAACTTGCTTGACAATGTGAACAAGCAAGTTAATATTATTGTTTCCAATATATTGGCAGAAATTATTGTTCGCTTTGTGGATGGTGCGTGGGATAATTTAGCGAATGGTGGGTTGTTTATAACCTCTGGAATAATTCAGAATAAAAAACAGCTTGTCAAAGATAAACTTACAGATCAGGGTTTTGAAATTATAGCTGTAAATGAAATGGAAGATTGGATTTCCATTGTAGCGAGGAAAAATTAA
- the mtaB gene encoding tRNA (N(6)-L-threonylcarbamoyladenosine(37)-C(2))-methylthiotransferase MtaB, translating to MPTVAFHTLGCKVNHYETEGIWRMFMEKGYERVDFDHDSDVYVINTCTVTNSGDKKSRQVIRRAIRKNPNAVVCVTGCYAQTSPGEIMEIPGVDVVVGTQDRKNIFSHIEKHQETKEPVNGVSNIMKNRVFEEMDVPVFTDRTRASLKIQEGCNNFCTFCIIPWSRGLLRSRDPENVIKQAEKLVEAGYKELVLTGIHTAGYGEDMKDYNFAMLLRELEQVEGLKRIRISSIEASQITDEVIDVLDKSEKIVRHLHIPLQAGSDTVLARMRRKYSTAFYKEKINKIRKALPGLAITSDVIVGFPGETEKEFMETYNFIKEIGYSELHVFPFSRRTGTPAARMDNQVEEEVKEQRVHRLITLSDQLAKEYASQYENEVLEVIPEERILDKNHPELLVGYTDNYMKVQFEGTADMIGKIVRVKITKSGYPYNEGTFVRIMDNATHAQEKIVNQ from the coding sequence ATGCCAACAGTAGCATTTCATACATTAGGCTGTAAAGTGAATCATTACGAAACAGAAGGAATTTGGCGCATGTTTATGGAAAAAGGCTATGAACGTGTTGACTTTGATCATGATTCGGATGTTTATGTGATCAATACGTGTACTGTAACCAATTCCGGAGACAAGAAGAGCAGACAGGTAATTCGCAGAGCGATTCGTAAAAACCCGAATGCAGTAGTTTGTGTAACGGGCTGCTATGCTCAAACGTCACCAGGAGAAATTATGGAAATACCAGGTGTTGATGTTGTAGTCGGTACACAAGACCGCAAAAATATCTTCAGCCATATTGAAAAACATCAAGAAACAAAAGAGCCGGTTAATGGTGTCTCCAATATTATGAAAAACCGTGTGTTTGAAGAAATGGATGTACCTGTTTTCACAGACCGTACTCGAGCATCCTTGAAAATTCAAGAAGGCTGTAACAATTTCTGTACATTCTGCATTATTCCATGGTCACGTGGCTTATTGCGTTCAAGAGATCCTGAAAATGTTATCAAACAAGCAGAAAAATTAGTTGAAGCTGGCTATAAAGAGCTTGTCCTCACTGGAATCCATACAGCAGGCTATGGCGAAGATATGAAGGACTATAACTTTGCGATGCTGCTTCGTGAATTGGAGCAAGTAGAAGGATTGAAACGGATCCGAATTTCCTCGATTGAAGCAAGCCAAATTACGGATGAAGTTATAGATGTGCTGGATAAATCGGAGAAAATTGTAAGGCATCTGCATATACCGCTACAGGCTGGGTCTGATACCGTGTTAGCAAGAATGCGCCGAAAATACTCAACAGCATTCTACAAGGAAAAAATAAATAAAATTCGAAAAGCACTACCAGGCCTGGCGATTACTTCAGATGTTATTGTTGGTTTCCCTGGTGAAACAGAAAAAGAGTTCATGGAAACCTACAATTTCATTAAAGAGATTGGCTATTCAGAGCTGCATGTATTCCCGTTTTCAAGAAGAACTGGGACCCCTGCTGCGCGTATGGATAATCAAGTTGAAGAAGAAGTAAAAGAACAACGTGTTCATCGTTTAATTACATTGTCTGATCAACTAGCAAAGGAATATGCTTCTCAATATGAAAATGAAGTTCTGGAAGTTATACCAGAGGAACGTATTCTTGATAAGAACCACCCTGAATTGCTCGTAGGTTACACAGATAATTATATGAAAGTTCAATTTGAGGGAACAGCAGACATGATAGGAAAAATAGTCCGTGTAAAAATTACGAAGTCTGGTTATCCATATAATGAGGGTACATTTGTTAGGATCATGGACAATGCAACACATGCTCAAGAGAAGATAGTTAATCAATAA
- the grpE gene encoding nucleotide exchange factor GrpE, whose amino-acid sequence MEDQNKDAVTDDRSITNEEVEVIDSADQEITESTETDSASMEELKTENEALKAEKEEVFNRMLRIQAEYDNFKKRSQKEKEAERKYKSQDLINELLPALDNFERALQVEVTDANSSLFDGITMVYRQFQDALKSQGVEVIETEGKTFDPNLHHAVMQTEDDEFEPNIVVEELQKGYLLKDRVIRPAMVKVNK is encoded by the coding sequence GTGGAAGATCAAAATAAAGATGCAGTTACAGATGATAGATCCATCACCAATGAAGAAGTTGAAGTTATTGATTCCGCTGACCAAGAAATAACGGAATCAACCGAAACGGATTCAGCTAGCATGGAAGAACTTAAAACAGAAAATGAGGCACTGAAAGCAGAAAAGGAAGAAGTATTCAACCGAATGCTGCGCATTCAGGCTGAATATGATAACTTCAAAAAACGATCTCAAAAAGAGAAAGAAGCGGAACGCAAATATAAATCCCAGGATTTAATTAATGAACTGCTTCCGGCTCTGGATAACTTTGAAAGAGCTCTGCAAGTAGAAGTTACAGATGCAAATTCAAGTCTTTTTGATGGAATTACGATGGTATATCGTCAATTTCAGGATGCGTTAAAATCGCAGGGTGTTGAAGTGATTGAAACAGAAGGAAAAACGTTTGATCCTAATCTGCATCATGCAGTAATGCAAACCGAAGACGATGAGTTTGAACCGAATATTGTTGTAGAAGAATTACAAAAAGGGTATCTATTAAAAGATCGCGTAATCCGTCCAGCAATGGTTAAAGTTAATAAATAA